One window of the Bacteroidales bacterium genome contains the following:
- a CDS encoding recombination protein O N-terminal domain-containing protein has protein sequence MIAKTRAIALHHIKYSDTSVILTAYTEAFGRISFMLQGIR, from the coding sequence ATGATCGCTAAAACCAGGGCCATAGCCTTACATCATATCAAATACTCCGACACGAGTGTCATACTTACCGCCTATACGGAAGCATTTGGAAGGATTTCCTTTATGTTGCAAGGCATTCGCAG